One window of Haloarchaeobius salinus genomic DNA carries:
- a CDS encoding carbohydrate ABC transporter permease, with the protein MSGPDQGSTLSRVGLYVVLVGLVLFYLLPLEAGIVTSFKTTGAYGSTQPFLPAFDGLTLEKWTGAFDELSGGLFNSVIMAVPATAMSALIGSMAAYGLTNVDWRGQVGIYTLFIAGIFVPYQAVLVPLKRFWSQWVPLDVWLEPLWLLPGLTNDHGGLFALMITHVAYGIPICTLLFRSYYKAVSDEMVEAARLDGASIRRIYRRIILPLSVPMFAVALIYQFTQIWNDLLFALILIGGSGDAAVVTQELVGVGQAQEATDFPLQMAAAFVTALPTLLVYIFFGEQFAKGVTA; encoded by the coding sequence ATGAGCGGGCCCGACCAGGGGTCGACGCTCAGCCGCGTCGGCCTCTACGTCGTGCTCGTCGGGCTGGTGCTGTTCTACCTCCTGCCGCTGGAGGCAGGCATCGTGACCTCGTTCAAGACGACCGGAGCGTACGGCTCGACGCAGCCGTTCCTGCCCGCGTTCGACGGGCTGACCCTGGAGAAGTGGACCGGCGCGTTCGACGAGCTGTCCGGCGGGCTGTTCAACAGCGTCATCATGGCGGTCCCGGCGACCGCGATGTCTGCGCTCATCGGCAGCATGGCGGCCTACGGGCTGACCAACGTCGACTGGCGCGGCCAGGTCGGCATCTACACCCTGTTCATCGCGGGCATCTTCGTCCCGTACCAGGCGGTGCTGGTGCCCCTGAAGCGGTTCTGGTCGCAGTGGGTCCCGCTCGACGTCTGGCTCGAACCGCTCTGGCTCCTGCCCGGACTGACGAACGACCACGGCGGCCTGTTCGCGCTGATGATCACCCACGTCGCCTACGGCATCCCCATCTGTACGCTGCTGTTCCGGTCGTACTACAAGGCCGTCTCCGACGAGATGGTCGAGGCTGCCCGACTCGACGGGGCGAGCATCCGGCGCATCTACCGACGCATCATCCTGCCGCTGTCGGTGCCGATGTTCGCCGTCGCGCTCATCTACCAGTTCACGCAGATATGGAACGACCTGCTGTTCGCGCTCATCCTCATCGGAGGGTCGGGCGACGCGGCGGTCGTCACGCAGGAACTGGTCGGCGTCGGGCAGGCCCAGGAGGCGACCGACTTCCCGCTGCAGATGGCGGCGGCGTTCGTCACCGCCCTGCCGACGCTGCTGGTGTACATCTTCTTCGGCGAACAGTTCGCGAAGGGAGTGACCGCATGA
- a CDS encoding carbohydrate ABC transporter permease, whose protein sequence is MDAIRSWLRRRRSNDGSERELRTDGGATGAPEREEGLVARYRRSDAVRSAPFWLPAFLLVGLFVYGAIFWNILISLTDYSGLGDPEYGSFDLDNYGRLLSETGSYSFTNAFVNTVILLIAFTLICLAFGLVVAILVDRDIRYENTFRTIYLLPMSLSFVVTAKMWLWMFSSDGGLVNVLLGVVGIGPIDFIRNPDPNVQLAAVTFALIWQFSGYAMVVYLAGLRAIPDEHFEAARVDGASLVRMYWRVIIPQLRTATVSASVVLMVFALKAFDFLRALYGSSTPSVGTDILATKMVRVAFDNNQVAYGSAIAVVLFVMAFSIVTPYLYSEYRRGAL, encoded by the coding sequence ATGGACGCAATACGTTCGTGGTTGCGCAGACGACGCTCCAACGACGGCTCGGAGCGGGAGCTCCGGACCGACGGCGGTGCCACGGGGGCACCCGAGCGCGAGGAGGGGCTCGTCGCACGCTACCGCCGGAGCGACGCCGTCCGGTCGGCCCCGTTCTGGCTGCCGGCGTTCCTGCTCGTCGGTCTGTTCGTCTACGGTGCGATCTTCTGGAACATCCTCATCTCGCTGACGGACTACTCCGGACTCGGCGACCCGGAGTACGGGAGCTTCGACCTCGACAACTACGGTCGGCTGCTCTCCGAGACCGGCTCGTACTCGTTCACCAACGCGTTCGTGAACACGGTCATCCTGTTGATCGCGTTCACCCTCATCTGTCTGGCGTTCGGGCTGGTCGTCGCCATCCTGGTCGACCGCGACATCCGATACGAGAACACGTTCCGGACGATCTACCTCCTGCCGATGAGCCTCTCGTTCGTCGTGACGGCGAAGATGTGGCTCTGGATGTTCAGCTCCGACGGGGGGCTCGTCAACGTCCTCCTCGGTGTCGTCGGCATCGGTCCCATCGACTTCATCCGGAACCCCGACCCGAACGTCCAGCTCGCGGCGGTGACGTTCGCGCTCATCTGGCAGTTCAGCGGCTACGCCATGGTCGTCTACCTCGCCGGACTGCGCGCCATCCCCGACGAGCACTTCGAGGCCGCCCGCGTCGACGGCGCGAGCCTCGTCCGGATGTACTGGCGGGTCATCATCCCCCAGCTCCGGACCGCGACCGTGAGCGCCTCGGTCGTCCTGATGGTGTTCGCGCTGAAGGCGTTCGACTTCCTGCGCGCGCTGTACGGGAGTAGCACGCCGTCGGTCGGGACCGACATCCTCGCGACGAAGATGGTCCGCGTGGCGTTCGACAACAACCAGGTCGCGTACGGCTCGGCCATCGCGGTCGTGCTGTTCGTCATGGCGTTCTCCATCGTCACGCCGTACCTGTACAGCGAGTACCGGCGGGGGGCACTATGA
- a CDS encoding cbb3-type cytochrome c oxidase subunit I, with product MTDDDHGTTTDGTGDEPVNDGGTASDGGLVDDDRFPTGGVPDTSHEDDDEHGLPPTYSIRRWFVTTNHKDIGLLYTVTALFFLIFGGLLALLMRLELWAPGANVMSAGSYNQAVSAHGLIMVFWFLSPLAFGFANYIVPLQIGAKDLAFPRLNALSYWLYLFSGILMGISFFQGSTFNGGWTMYAPLNMPVYTPEIGGTTTVLALILFVASATVGSVNFLTTMHRMRAEGMTLRRMPIFTWSILLTVWMMLFAFAALLAALMLLSSDRLIGTGYFAESSPGGAMLWAHLFWFFGHPEVYIVFFPALGAMAEIFQTFTGRRLVGRKWFIGAMLLVAIQSFVVWMHHMFLTSINLEIKTLFMATTIGISLPFDLMVFSLIYTMLKGKIRFKTPFLFGFGALVLFILGGITGVFLGAVVLDYTLRGTYWVVAHFHYVMVGGVTGLVGGLYYWFPKMTGRMYDETLGKVHFGMYFVGFNLLYFPMFIAWETPRRVFEYAPALTGMHQLSTVGAFLLGSSFLVMFYNLFKSAFVGEEVEGQPWDFASTAEWTVPSPPPLENFPGVPTYASGRLEFEDGGSAQTDGGAVHGKAAALPGSEATETDHEGGESHASIWPFVLGLGGFLVLLGLSGLQRGYFPDGTMGGLYIGTAVVGGIVAFGSLVAMTREKFHGPEGPFGESWPFTSVENTKLGLWIFLASDVILFGAFIGAYVFSRVAYGWTDWHHLIPEAHVVLPGLINTYLLLTSSFAVVIAMEFAERENRLGVVGSLLATVGLGVGFLINKGIEWQHLFHISTDAFPAGWDPATNIASTTFYVTTGLHALHVIVGLVIAGYMIFRAWGGAYMGDDEPIEYFGLYWHFVDIVWLFLFPLFYIV from the coding sequence ATGACCGACGACGACCACGGGACGACGACGGACGGTACCGGCGACGAACCAGTGAACGACGGCGGCACGGCCAGTGACGGGGGACTCGTCGATGACGACCGGTTCCCCACCGGCGGGGTCCCCGACACCTCCCACGAGGACGACGACGAGCACGGGCTCCCACCGACGTACTCCATCCGGCGCTGGTTCGTCACGACCAACCACAAGGACATCGGGCTGCTGTACACGGTGACGGCACTGTTCTTCCTCATCTTCGGCGGCCTGCTCGCGCTCCTGATGCGCCTCGAGCTGTGGGCCCCCGGTGCGAACGTCATGTCGGCCGGTTCGTACAACCAGGCCGTCTCCGCACACGGGCTCATCATGGTGTTCTGGTTCCTCTCGCCGCTGGCGTTCGGCTTCGCGAACTACATCGTCCCGCTGCAGATCGGCGCGAAGGACCTCGCGTTCCCGCGGCTGAACGCGCTCTCGTACTGGCTCTACCTGTTCTCGGGCATCCTCATGGGCATCTCCTTCTTCCAGGGGAGCACGTTCAACGGCGGCTGGACGATGTACGCGCCGCTGAACATGCCCGTCTACACGCCGGAGATCGGCGGGACGACGACGGTACTGGCGTTGATACTGTTCGTCGCCTCCGCGACGGTCGGCTCCGTCAACTTCCTGACCACGATGCATCGCATGCGTGCGGAGGGGATGACCCTCCGTCGGATGCCCATCTTCACGTGGAGCATCCTGCTGACGGTGTGGATGATGCTCTTTGCGTTCGCAGCGCTGCTGGCCGCGCTGATGCTGCTCAGCTCCGACCGGCTCATCGGGACGGGCTACTTCGCGGAGAGCAGTCCCGGCGGGGCGATGCTGTGGGCGCACCTGTTCTGGTTCTTCGGCCACCCCGAGGTGTACATCGTCTTCTTCCCCGCCCTCGGCGCGATGGCGGAGATATTCCAGACGTTCACGGGTCGCCGTCTCGTCGGCCGGAAGTGGTTCATCGGGGCGATGCTGCTCGTCGCCATTCAGAGCTTCGTCGTCTGGATGCACCACATGTTCCTGACGAGCATCAACCTCGAGATCAAGACGCTGTTCATGGCGACGACCATCGGAATATCACTACCCTTCGACCTGATGGTGTTCTCGCTGATCTACACCATGTTGAAGGGGAAGATACGGTTCAAGACGCCGTTCCTCTTCGGCTTCGGCGCGCTGGTGCTGTTCATCCTCGGGGGCATCACGGGTGTCTTCCTCGGCGCGGTCGTGCTCGACTACACGCTCCGGGGCACCTACTGGGTCGTCGCGCACTTCCACTACGTCATGGTCGGCGGCGTGACCGGGCTCGTGGGGGGTCTCTACTACTGGTTCCCGAAGATGACCGGCAGGATGTACGACGAGACGCTCGGGAAGGTCCACTTCGGGATGTACTTCGTCGGGTTCAACCTGCTCTACTTCCCGATGTTCATCGCCTGGGAGACCCCGCGGCGCGTGTTCGAGTACGCGCCCGCGCTCACCGGCATGCACCAGCTCTCGACGGTCGGGGCGTTCCTGCTCGGCTCGTCGTTCCTGGTGATGTTCTACAACCTGTTCAAGAGCGCCTTCGTCGGCGAGGAGGTGGAGGGCCAGCCCTGGGACTTCGCCTCCACGGCCGAGTGGACGGTGCCGTCGCCGCCGCCGCTCGAGAACTTCCCCGGCGTCCCGACGTACGCGAGCGGCCGCCTGGAGTTCGAGGACGGCGGCTCCGCACAGACCGACGGGGGTGCTGTCCACGGCAAGGCCGCGGCGCTCCCCGGTAGCGAGGCGACCGAGACCGACCACGAGGGCGGCGAGAGCCACGCGAGCATCTGGCCGTTCGTCCTCGGTCTCGGCGGCTTCCTGGTCCTGCTCGGGCTCTCCGGACTCCAGCGTGGCTACTTCCCCGACGGGACGATGGGCGGGCTGTACATCGGAACGGCCGTCGTCGGGGGGATCGTCGCGTTCGGCAGCCTCGTGGCGATGACCCGCGAGAAGTTCCACGGTCCCGAGGGGCCGTTCGGCGAGAGCTGGCCGTTCACGAGCGTCGAGAACACGAAGCTGGGGCTGTGGATCTTCCTCGCCTCCGACGTCATCCTGTTCGGCGCGTTCATCGGCGCGTACGTGTTCTCCCGGGTGGCGTACGGCTGGACCGACTGGCACCACCTCATCCCCGAGGCACACGTGGTGTTGCCCGGGCTCATCAACACCTACCTGCTGTTGACGAGCTCGTTCGCGGTCGTCATCGCGATGGAGTTCGCCGAACGGGAGAACCGCCTCGGCGTCGTCGGCTCGCTGCTGGCGACGGTCGGCCTGGGGGTCGGCTTCCTCATCAACAAGGGGATCGAGTGGCAGCACCTGTTCCACATCTCCACCGACGCGTTCCCGGCCGGCTGGGACCCAGCGACGAACATCGCGTCGACGACGTTCTACGTCACGACCGGCCTGCACGCCCTGCACGTCATCGTCGGCCTCGTCATCGCCGGCTACATGATCTTCAGAGCGTGGGGTGGGGCCTACATGGGCGACGACGAGCCCATCGAGTACTTCGGGCTGTACTGGCACTTCGTCGACATCGTCTGGCTGTTCCTGTTCCCGCTGTTCTACATCGTGTGA
- a CDS encoding GNAT family N-acetyltransferase — MQIRVATEADVQAIRTVHEASIRGLGSETYDVEQVDAWAAGVESADYAAVSHDGFYYTVAEIETGAVDGQSVVGFGTLAWCEPDGYQADVDAEVTAVYVHPDVARDGVGTALLVDLERQGRSEGFRSLGLTASTNAVPFYEAHGYVRVRERTHEFSVREGTGVEGTVVEMRKGLD, encoded by the coding sequence ATGCAGATCCGCGTCGCCACCGAGGCCGACGTCCAGGCGATCAGAACCGTCCACGAGGCGTCCATCCGCGGCCTCGGGTCGGAGACGTACGACGTCGAGCAGGTCGACGCGTGGGCGGCGGGCGTCGAGTCGGCCGACTACGCCGCCGTCTCGCACGACGGGTTCTACTACACCGTCGCGGAGATCGAGACGGGGGCTGTCGACGGTCAGTCCGTCGTCGGATTCGGTACCCTCGCGTGGTGCGAGCCCGACGGCTACCAGGCCGACGTGGACGCCGAGGTGACCGCGGTGTACGTCCACCCGGACGTGGCCCGCGACGGCGTCGGTACGGCGCTCCTCGTGGACCTCGAACGGCAGGGCCGTTCCGAGGGCTTCCGAAGCCTCGGCCTCACCGCCTCCACGAACGCCGTACCGTTCTACGAGGCCCACGGCTACGTGCGGGTGCGAGAGCGGACACACGAGTTCTCCGTCCGTGAGGGGACGGGTGTCGAGGGAACCGTCGTCGAGATGCGGAAGGGGCTCGACTAG
- the coxB gene encoding cytochrome c oxidase subunit II, with the protein MQGGLLVQVAGQLEPDGNRAEVFGTIFEVFLILGTVVGVVVIGYMLYNAYKYRDDGTAPAEETVERPTLGELPEGGGHGRKLLLSFTLSAVIVISLILWTYWALLYVEAGAAQPAEPEMEDGTTVDVTGYQFGWEFEYPNGNTSEGTMYVPEGERVRIVVTSSDVMHNFGVPAFKTKTDAIPGQTTSTWFGPVEDGTYTIKCYELCGAGHSYMTGTVEVIDADEYDRMFEEPMNSTNSSNSTQADGDARIAAGGAPGTDSPSIATPTDGAPAVRPAARPAATRGVLRA; encoded by the coding sequence ATGCAAGGTGGACTACTGGTACAGGTCGCCGGGCAGCTAGAGCCCGACGGGAACCGGGCCGAGGTGTTCGGTACGATCTTCGAGGTGTTCCTGATCCTCGGCACCGTGGTCGGTGTCGTCGTTATCGGGTACATGCTGTACAACGCGTACAAGTACCGTGACGACGGGACCGCTCCCGCCGAGGAGACGGTCGAGCGGCCCACCCTCGGGGAGCTCCCGGAGGGTGGCGGGCACGGGCGGAAGCTGCTGCTCTCGTTCACGCTCAGCGCCGTCATCGTCATCTCGCTCATCCTCTGGACGTACTGGGCGCTGCTGTACGTCGAGGCGGGGGCGGCACAGCCGGCCGAACCCGAGATGGAGGACGGGACGACGGTGGACGTCACGGGCTACCAGTTCGGCTGGGAGTTCGAGTACCCCAACGGCAACACCAGCGAGGGGACGATGTACGTGCCCGAGGGTGAGCGCGTCCGCATCGTGGTGACGTCCTCGGACGTGATGCACAACTTCGGGGTTCCGGCGTTCAAGACCAAGACCGACGCCATCCCCGGCCAGACGACGAGCACCTGGTTCGGCCCGGTCGAGGACGGTACGTACACCATCAAGTGCTACGAGCTCTGCGGGGCCGGCCACTCCTACATGACCGGGACGGTGGAGGTCATCGACGCCGACGAGTACGACCGGATGTTCGAGGAACCGATGAACAGCACGAACTCGAGCAACAGCACGCAGGCTGACGGTGACGCTCGGATCGCGGCCGGTGGCGCACCGGGGACCGACAGTCCGTCCATCGCAACCCCGACTGACGGCGCGCCGGCGGTACGACCGGCCGCCCGCCCCGCGGCCACGAGGGGTGTTCTCAGGGCATGA
- a CDS encoding DUF7546 family protein gives MAANTATVDPETLPSERTLWLLLLVAIELLVLAAYFVATGERVLDLRYVVYPFVWVNVAAYAVLHTAPVTGSRRTKAVAAAVAVGYLVLLSWLVGIVGLHDVGAAATGLSVRLASPGWGPIVAYVAPFGHVTLVPFRVLGYLGLSYLVYATVVEAASSSVRGLVGLFSCVSCALPIVSSVGAGLTGSTTAALGTVYAFSLDASTLVFVVAVALLYWRPGVSVRAST, from the coding sequence ATGGCCGCGAACACGGCGACCGTCGACCCCGAGACGCTCCCCAGCGAGCGCACGCTCTGGCTCCTCCTGCTGGTCGCCATCGAACTGCTCGTACTCGCGGCGTACTTCGTCGCGACCGGCGAACGGGTGCTCGACCTGCGCTACGTCGTCTACCCGTTCGTCTGGGTCAACGTGGCCGCGTACGCGGTCCTCCACACGGCACCGGTCACCGGCTCGCGCCGGACGAAGGCCGTCGCCGCCGCCGTCGCCGTCGGCTACCTCGTGCTGCTCTCCTGGCTCGTCGGTATCGTCGGGCTGCACGACGTGGGTGCCGCGGCGACCGGCCTCTCCGTGCGCCTCGCCTCGCCCGGCTGGGGCCCCATCGTCGCGTACGTCGCGCCGTTCGGCCACGTGACGCTCGTCCCGTTCCGCGTGCTCGGCTACCTCGGGCTCTCCTACCTGGTGTACGCGACCGTCGTCGAGGCCGCCAGCTCGTCCGTCCGCGGGCTCGTCGGCCTGTTCTCCTGCGTGAGCTGTGCGCTCCCCATCGTCTCCTCGGTCGGGGCCGGCCTGACCGGCAGCACCACGGCCGCGCTCGGGACGGTGTACGCCTTCTCGCTCGACGCCTCGACGCTCGTGTTCGTCGTCGCGGTCGCGCTGCTCTACTGGCGTCCCGGGGTGAGCGTGCGTGCGTCGACGTGA
- a CDS encoding cytochrome C oxidase subunit IV family protein, whose amino-acid sequence MSRAKLYTVIYVVLFVLATVQVVVEQAGYLEESYWMAFWAIMVLSALKAVVVAGWYQHLRWEPRSVTTLMLLGLLGAVALTVAASYSIL is encoded by the coding sequence ATGTCCAGAGCAAAACTCTACACCGTGATATACGTCGTTCTGTTCGTGCTGGCGACCGTCCAGGTCGTCGTCGAGCAGGCCGGCTACCTGGAGGAATCGTACTGGATGGCGTTCTGGGCCATCATGGTCCTGTCGGCGCTGAAGGCGGTCGTCGTCGCGGGCTGGTACCAGCACCTGCGCTGGGAGCCCCGCTCGGTGACGACGCTGATGCTGCTCGGCCTGCTCGGGGCGGTCGCGCTGACCGTCGCCGCGTCGTACTCCATCCTGTGA
- a CDS encoding ABC transporter substrate-binding protein: protein MAGLSGCLSGLTGGDSPEPLELLHAWSGGDGAAAIEALFEGFQEQHPDIELTSEGIEGAATQNLGQVINERIRNDNPPATWQNWPGQALTPFVEADALGDITDSVWSENEMESAYREGPKEQAKGGTDNYVSVPINIHRINNLFYNTSVVEEAGVDPTSLSSPSDVVDACATIASETDAVPFAHQTNGLWSTAQLWATVLLADSGHGAYQSFYEGNPDREAVVSALEIVADLSEYYPDDASSIAFTDANNMVMNGEAAFIHQGDWAAGAYRNTDGFEYGEHWSYVPFPGSEHSYQLNMDAFPYPSDNPTPDETQTFLQYCGSKDAQIRFNRAKGSIPPRGDVDPSEFPQFQQDQIEDFGNVDHQPPSIHHGLALPPATKTSVDEAIGAFIGNYDVETAADELVSAVQ, encoded by the coding sequence ATGGCCGGCCTCTCCGGCTGCCTCAGCGGGCTGACGGGCGGCGACAGCCCCGAGCCCCTCGAACTGCTCCACGCGTGGAGCGGGGGCGACGGTGCGGCGGCCATCGAGGCCCTGTTCGAGGGCTTCCAGGAGCAGCACCCGGACATCGAGCTCACCAGCGAGGGGATCGAGGGCGCGGCGACCCAGAACCTCGGACAGGTGATCAACGAACGCATCCGTAACGACAACCCGCCGGCGACCTGGCAGAACTGGCCGGGGCAGGCGCTCACCCCGTTCGTCGAGGCGGACGCACTCGGCGACATCACCGACTCCGTCTGGAGCGAGAACGAGATGGAGTCGGCCTACCGCGAGGGCCCGAAGGAGCAGGCGAAGGGCGGCACGGACAACTACGTCTCGGTGCCCATCAACATCCACCGCATCAACAACCTGTTCTACAACACGAGCGTCGTCGAGGAGGCGGGCGTCGACCCGACCAGCCTCTCCTCGCCGTCGGACGTGGTCGACGCGTGTGCGACCATCGCGTCCGAGACCGACGCGGTCCCCTTCGCGCACCAGACGAACGGTCTCTGGTCGACGGCCCAGCTCTGGGCGACCGTGCTGCTGGCCGACTCCGGACACGGCGCGTACCAGAGCTTCTACGAGGGCAACCCGGACCGCGAGGCCGTCGTCTCCGCGCTCGAGATCGTCGCCGACCTCAGCGAGTACTACCCCGACGACGCATCCAGCATCGCGTTCACCGACGCCAACAACATGGTGATGAACGGCGAGGCCGCCTTCATCCACCAGGGTGACTGGGCCGCCGGCGCGTACCGCAACACCGACGGCTTCGAGTACGGCGAGCACTGGAGCTACGTGCCGTTCCCCGGGAGCGAGCACAGCTACCAGCTGAACATGGACGCGTTCCCGTACCCGTCCGACAACCCGACGCCGGACGAGACGCAGACGTTCCTCCAGTACTGTGGCAGCAAGGACGCCCAGATCCGGTTCAACCGCGCCAAGGGCTCCATCCCGCCGCGTGGTGACGTCGACCCCTCGGAGTTCCCGCAGTTCCAGCAGGACCAGATCGAGGACTTCGGCAACGTCGACCACCAGCCGCCGTCCATCCATCACGGCCTCGCACTGCCCCCGGCGACCAAGACCAGTGTCGACGAGGCCATCGGGGCGTTCATCGGCAACTACGACGTCGAGACGGCCGCCGACGAGCTCGTCTCCGCGGTCCAGTAA
- a CDS encoding alpha-isopropylmalate synthase regulatory domain-containing protein, giving the protein MTDLFGGSPEHTLSNADVSFLDTTLRDGEQAPGVSLTPEEKVEIAAALERSGVDVVEAGSACTGEGERAAISRVTDLGLDATVTSFARGLQGDIDSALGCDVDGVNLVVPSSDRHVERKVGSTRAEVLDSTVELVEYAKEHGLWVEVIGEDGSRADLDYLEELAEVSLDAGADRFCFADTVGHAGPEETAEAVERLAAVGPVSAHTHDDLGLGVTNALAAVEAGADLVHATVNGVGERAGNVALEEVVMALSHVYGVETLDTETLYDLGSVVARTTGMRPAPNKAVTGANAFAHESGIHTDGTLKDDRMYEPYPPEAVGRERRLVLGKHAGRAGVRAALAEHDVDVTEEELGVVVGRVKDLAERGRRVTDADLLAVAEDVTGRERDRRVELVEVTATAGSATPTASVRLDVDPSVLGPEDLSDAEVAEAEESGGTVERVASGTGSGPVDAAVSAVRKAVGGATDVHLTAYHVDAITGGTDALVTVEVTMARDDDEVTVAHSDADITRASVEAMVDALDRLLADAQPRLAPTTD; this is encoded by the coding sequence GTGACCGATTTATTCGGGGGCTCCCCCGAACACACACTCTCGAACGCTGACGTCAGCTTTCTGGACACGACACTGCGCGACGGCGAACAGGCACCCGGCGTCTCGTTGACCCCGGAGGAGAAAGTGGAGATAGCGGCGGCGCTGGAGCGGTCCGGCGTCGACGTGGTCGAGGCCGGCTCGGCCTGCACGGGCGAGGGCGAGCGCGCGGCCATCAGCCGTGTGACCGACCTCGGGCTCGACGCGACCGTGACGAGCTTCGCCCGCGGACTGCAGGGAGACATCGACAGCGCGCTCGGCTGCGACGTCGACGGCGTGAACCTCGTCGTCCCGTCGAGCGACCGCCACGTCGAGCGGAAGGTCGGCTCCACGCGTGCGGAGGTGCTCGACTCCACCGTCGAACTCGTCGAGTACGCGAAGGAGCACGGCCTCTGGGTCGAGGTCATCGGCGAGGACGGCTCGCGTGCGGACCTCGACTACCTCGAAGAGCTCGCCGAGGTCTCGCTCGACGCGGGCGCGGACCGGTTCTGCTTCGCCGACACGGTCGGCCACGCCGGCCCGGAGGAGACCGCCGAGGCAGTCGAGCGCCTGGCCGCGGTCGGCCCCGTGAGCGCACACACGCACGACGACCTCGGACTCGGCGTGACGAACGCGCTGGCGGCCGTCGAGGCCGGCGCGGACCTCGTCCACGCGACCGTCAACGGCGTCGGCGAGCGCGCCGGCAACGTCGCGCTGGAGGAGGTCGTGATGGCGCTCTCGCACGTCTACGGCGTCGAGACGCTCGACACGGAGACGCTGTACGACCTCGGCAGCGTGGTCGCCCGGACGACGGGGATGCGGCCCGCGCCGAACAAGGCCGTCACGGGCGCGAACGCGTTCGCCCACGAGTCCGGCATCCACACGGACGGCACGCTGAAGGACGACCGGATGTACGAACCGTACCCGCCGGAGGCGGTGGGCCGCGAGCGCCGGCTCGTCCTCGGCAAGCACGCCGGCCGGGCCGGTGTCCGCGCCGCGCTCGCCGAACACGATGTCGACGTGACCGAGGAGGAACTCGGGGTCGTCGTCGGGCGCGTGAAGGACCTCGCGGAGCGGGGCCGCCGCGTGACCGACGCCGACCTCCTGGCGGTCGCCGAGGACGTGACCGGCCGGGAGCGCGACCGCCGGGTCGAGCTCGTGGAGGTGACCGCGACCGCCGGCAGCGCGACCCCGACCGCGAGCGTCAGGCTGGACGTGGACCCGTCGGTGCTCGGCCCCGAGGACCTCTCGGACGCCGAGGTCGCCGAGGCTGAAGAGTCGGGCGGGACCGTCGAGCGCGTCGCCAGCGGCACCGGCTCCGGGCCGGTCGACGCGGCGGTGTCGGCGGTCAGGAAGGCCGTCGGCGGTGCGACCGATGTCCACCTCACGGCGTACCACGTCGACGCCATCACCGGGGGCACCGACGCCCTCGTGACCGTCGAGGTGACGATGGCCCGCGACGACGACGAAGTGACCGTCGCCCACAGCGACGCCGACATCACCCGAGCCAGCGTCGAGGCGATGGTCGACGCCCTCGACCGATTGCTCGCGGACGCACAGCCGCGGCTCGCCCCGACGACGGACTGA
- a CDS encoding transcription initiation factor IIB — protein MTETRTRTSGRETAVRERDVSEQTRTREQCPECGGRLATDDGRGETVCADCGLVVETESVDRGPEWRAFDAAEKDRKSRVGAPTTKMMHDKGLSTTIGWQNTDAYGRSLSSKQRRKMQRLRTWDERFRTRDSRDRNLKQALGEIDRMASALGLPDDIRETASVIYRRALSEDLLPGRSIEGVATAALYAAARQGGVPRSLDEVARVSRVDDMEFKRTYRYIVRELGLEVEPADPESYVPRFASDLGLTDEGEMTARELLRDAKEAGIHSGKSPVGLAAAAVYAASLLTNERVTQNEVSEVADVSEVTIRNRYKELLEAADASDARP, from the coding sequence ATGACAGAAACCCGTACCCGGACGAGCGGTCGCGAGACCGCCGTTCGCGAGCGCGACGTCTCCGAACAGACACGCACGCGAGAGCAGTGTCCCGAGTGTGGCGGCCGACTCGCCACCGACGATGGACGCGGCGAGACCGTCTGTGCCGACTGCGGGCTCGTCGTCGAGACGGAGTCCGTCGACCGCGGCCCCGAGTGGCGCGCGTTCGACGCCGCCGAGAAGGACCGGAAGTCCCGCGTCGGTGCCCCGACGACGAAGATGATGCACGACAAGGGGCTGTCGACGACCATCGGCTGGCAGAACACGGACGCCTACGGCCGGTCGCTGAGCTCGAAGCAGCGCCGCAAGATGCAGCGCCTGCGAACCTGGGACGAACGGTTCCGCACCCGCGACTCCCGCGACCGCAACCTCAAGCAGGCCCTCGGCGAGATCGACCGCATGGCGAGCGCGCTCGGCCTCCCGGACGACATCCGCGAGACCGCGTCGGTCATCTACCGGCGTGCCCTCTCCGAGGACCTCCTGCCGGGACGCTCCATCGAGGGCGTCGCCACCGCCGCACTGTACGCCGCCGCCCGACAGGGTGGCGTCCCCCGCAGCCTCGACGAGGTCGCCCGCGTCAGCCGCGTCGACGACATGGAGTTCAAGCGGACCTACCGGTACATCGTGCGCGAGCTCGGCCTCGAGGTCGAGCCCGCGGACCCCGAGAGCTACGTCCCCCGGTTCGCGAGCGACCTCGGGCTCACCGACGAGGGCGAGATGACCGCCCGCGAACTGCTCCGCGACGCCAAGGAGGCCGGTATCCACTCGGGCAAGTCGCCGGTCGGCCTCGCGGCCGCCGCCGTCTACGCCGCCTCGCTGCTGACGAACGAACGGGTCACGCAGAACGAGGTCAGCGAGGTGGCCGACGTGAGCGAGGTCACCATCCGGAACCGCTACAAGGAGCTGCTCGAGGCCGCAGATGCGTCGGACGCGAGACCCTAA